A genomic segment from Saccharomyces eubayanus strain FM1318 chromosome IX, whole genome shotgun sequence encodes:
- the TIR3 gene encoding Tir3p → MSFTKIAALLAVAAASTKLVSAVDEYEIVEFDAILVDVKANLEQYMSLAMNNPDFTLPDGVLDVYQHMTTYSAGDDGYTSWYTELDFAQITTAMQQVPWYSSRLVPEILSALQSAGITVTALGDDAAGASSAAASSSASESASASESSKASESSSASESSKASSSAAASSSASESSSASESSKASSSAAASSSSAAASSSAKSSASSAASSAASSAASSASSKASSSSAKATSSAAKSSNGTSSASKNAGAAINMGFFSAGVGAVVAGAAAMLL, encoded by the coding sequence ATGTCCTTCACTAAAATCGCTGCTTTACTGGCTGTTGCCGCTGCTTCCACCAAATTAGTTTCTGCCGTGGACGAATATGAAATCGTTGAATTCGACGCTATTCTGGTTGATGTCAAAGCCAATTTGGAACAATATATGTCTTTGGCCATGAACAATCCAGATTTTACTCTACCAGATGGTGTCTTGGATGTCTACCAACACATGACCACTTACAGTGCTGGTGATGATGGTTACACTAGTTGGTACACCGAATTAGATTTTGCTCAAATCACCACCGCTATGCAACAAGTGCCATGGTACTCTTCCAGACTGGTACCTGAAATTCTCTCTGCTTTACAAAGTGCCGGTATCACTGTTACCGCTTTAGGTGACGATGCCGCTGGTGCTTCTTCAGCTGCTGCTTCCTCTTCTGCTTCCGAATCTGCTTCAGCTTCCGAATCCTCTAAGGCTTCTGAATCTTCCTCAGCTTCTGAATCCTCTAAGGCTTCCTCCTCCGCTGCTGCTTCCTCTTCAGCTTCtgaatcttcttcagcttccGAATCCTCTAAGGCATCCTCCTCCGCTGctgcttcctcttcctctgcTGCCGCTTCCTCTTCTGCCAAGAGCTCTGCCTCTTCTGCTGCCTCTTCTGCTGCCTCTTCTGCTGCTTCTTCTGCATCTTCCAAGgcatcttcctcttctgcCAAGGCTACTTCTTCAGCAGCAAAGTCCAGCAACGGTACCTCCTCTGCTAGTAAAAACGCTGGTGCCGCTATCAACATGGGTTTCTTTTCTGCCGGTGTTGGCGCCGTCGTTGCTGGTGCAGCCGCCATGCTATTATGA
- the DOT5 gene encoding thioredoxin peroxidase DOT5 has translation MGEALRRSARIATSKRVLENEGSKLVPVSPPKPAKKKVKTIPKLDIEEPVKRVDHSSSGANELEIGDAIPDLSLLNEDDESVSLKEIAKENKIVVFFVYPKASTPGCTRQACGFRDNFEDLKEHAAVFGLSADSVISQKKFQTKQNLPYHLLSDPKREFIGLLGAKKTPLSGSIRSHFVFADGKLRFKRVKISPEVSVGDAKKEVMELAEKFEKE, from the coding sequence ATGGGCGAAGCACTACGTAGGTCAGCTAGGATTGCAACATCCAAAAGAGTGTTGGAAAATGAAGGTTCCAAACTAGTTCCAGTTTCGCCACCGAAACCGGCTAAGAAGAAGGTCAAGACGATTCCAAAACTGGATATCGAAGAACCAGTAAAGCGGGTAGACCACAGTTCGTCAGGTGCTAACGAATTGGAAATCGGAGATGCTATCCCCGATTTGAGTCTCttaaatgaagatgatgagtCTGTCTCCTTGAAAGAAATCgctaaagaaaacaaaattgtAGTATTTTTCGTTTATCCAAAAGCAAGCACACCTGGTTGTACCAGGCAAGCCTGTGGGTTCCGGGACAACTTTGAAGATCTCAAGGAACATGCGGCTGTCTTTGGATTGAGTGCAGATTCTGTGAtatctcaaaaaaaatttcaaactaAGCAAAATTTGCCCTACCATTTATTGAGTGATCCAAAGAGAGAGTTTATTGGTTTGTTAGGTGCCAAGAAAACACCGCTTTCCGGTTCTATTAGATCACATTTCGTCTTTGCTGATGGGAAATTGAGGTTCAAGAGGGTTAAAATATCACCAGAGGTTAGTGTCGGTGATGCTAAAAAGGAAGTTATGGAACTCGCtgaaaagtttgaaaaagaatga
- the EST3 gene encoding telomerase subunit EST3 translates to MPRVVLESNSGQVDSIFLQPWIKPLIDDNSDHHHHQLPSDHVIPALAQQDLALPHMCPQILTNPYHFARITRFYNVCDYRVYASIRDSAHQILS, encoded by the coding sequence ATGCCGAGAGTAGTTCTAGAATCCAATTCGGGGCAAGTGGACTCAATATTCTTACAACCATGGATAAAGCCATTAATTGATGATAATTCCgatcatcatcatcatcaactTCCTTCTGATCATGTGATTCCGGCCTTGGCCCAGCAAGACTTGGCACTTCCGCACATGTGCCCACAAATCCTGACCAACCCATATCATTTTGCAAGAATTACAAGATTCTATAACGTTTGCGATTATAGAGTGTACGCATCGATAAGAGATTCCGCTCATCAAATACTTAGTTGA